A single window of Kitasatospora sp. HUAS MG31 DNA harbors:
- a CDS encoding class E sortase gives MTAVRPEGDTQEGSEPEGTGAQEWGVYEPVVEQTLQLRSIPVPPERGDGPPPGGRAERRRAAQGKVQLGPGNGRRRASGRQPAPPSRPRDKEPVGVVVARTVGELFITLGLVMLLFVSYQLWWTNLQADGAASDARNQLEQQWSSQPQPQPSGGTPTPGAPPTPEAFEPGKGFAIIYLPKLGLKFPIAEGTGKEKVLDKGLVGHYTGTAMPADKEGNFALAAHRNTHGEPFRYINKLAPGDSIVVETATSYFTYQVTGGIPETPPSNVGVIQKVPKGSSFTQPGRYITLTTCTPEFTAKARLIVFGKLTEEKPRSEGKPAAIATTG, from the coding sequence GTGACGGCCGTACGTCCGGAGGGGGACACCCAGGAGGGCTCGGAGCCGGAGGGCACCGGGGCCCAGGAGTGGGGCGTCTACGAGCCGGTGGTCGAGCAGACCCTGCAGCTCAGGTCGATACCGGTGCCGCCGGAACGTGGGGACGGCCCGCCCCCGGGGGGCCGGGCCGAGCGGCGCCGGGCTGCTCAGGGCAAGGTCCAGCTGGGGCCCGGCAACGGCCGCCGGCGGGCCAGTGGGCGGCAGCCCGCGCCGCCGTCGAGGCCGCGCGACAAGGAGCCGGTCGGCGTGGTGGTCGCCCGGACGGTGGGCGAGCTCTTCATCACCCTCGGCCTGGTGATGCTGCTGTTCGTCTCGTACCAGCTGTGGTGGACCAACCTGCAGGCGGACGGCGCAGCCAGTGACGCGCGCAACCAGCTGGAACAGCAGTGGAGCAGCCAGCCCCAGCCCCAGCCGAGCGGCGGTACGCCCACGCCGGGTGCCCCGCCCACCCCGGAGGCCTTCGAGCCGGGCAAGGGCTTCGCCATCATCTACCTGCCCAAGCTCGGCCTGAAGTTCCCGATCGCGGAGGGCACCGGTAAGGAGAAGGTGCTGGACAAGGGCCTGGTCGGCCACTACACCGGCACCGCGATGCCGGCCGACAAGGAGGGCAACTTCGCCCTGGCCGCGCACCGCAACACCCACGGCGAGCCGTTCCGGTACATCAACAAGCTGGCGCCGGGCGACAGCATCGTGGTGGAGACGGCGACCTCGTACTTCACCTATCAGGTGACCGGCGGGATCCCGGAGACCCCGCCGAGCAATGTCGGGGTGATCCAGAAGGTGCCCAAGGGCTCCTCGTTCACCCAGCCGGGGCGGTACATCACGTTGACGACCTGCACCCCGGAGTTCACCGCGAAGGCCCGCCTGATCGTCTTCGGCAAGCTGACCGAGGAGAAGCCCCGGAGCGAGGGCAAGCCGGCCGCCATCGCCACGACCGGCTGA
- the crgA gene encoding cell division protein CrgA: protein MPKSRLRKKSDYTPPTTATVKISSGRSWVAPLMLALFLIGLVWIVTYYVTSGQWPVQSWGNWNILAGFGFIAAGFGVSTQWK from the coding sequence GTGCCGAAGTCTCGACTCCGCAAGAAGTCCGACTACACCCCGCCGACCACGGCGACGGTGAAGATCAGTTCCGGGCGCAGCTGGGTCGCACCGCTGATGCTCGCGCTGTTCCTGATCGGTCTGGTCTGGATCGTCACCTACTACGTGACCAGCGGCCAGTGGCCGGTGCAGAGCTGGGGCAACTGGAACATCCTGGCCGGCTTCGGCTTCATCGCGGCGGGTTTCGGCGTCTCCACGCAGTGGAAGTAG
- a CDS encoding DUF6191 domain-containing protein — MSIPGLVCALVVVAFVDQLALRARRARCVPWRGTGREGQVSATGFEQLHAQFAAGKQHELDQRRSTSMLRDEEGEGAPPRTRVDLARGTAVVRLPSDG; from the coding sequence ATGAGCATCCCGGGTCTGGTCTGCGCGCTGGTGGTGGTGGCGTTCGTCGACCAGCTCGCCCTGCGCGCCCGCCGGGCCCGGTGCGTCCCGTGGCGCGGCACCGGCCGCGAGGGTCAGGTCTCGGCGACCGGGTTCGAGCAGCTGCACGCCCAGTTCGCGGCCGGCAAGCAGCACGAACTCGACCAGCGCCGTTCGACCTCGATGCTGCGCGACGAGGAGGGCGAGGGCGCGCCGCCGCGCACCCGGGTCGATCTGGCCCGGGGGACCGCGGTGGTGCGGCTCCCGTCCGACGGGTGA
- a CDS encoding DLW-39 family protein: MKKLLLVALVALGGFFVYRQVQADRAEQDLWTEATDPVPAGR, from the coding sequence GTGAAGAAGCTCCTCCTGGTCGCCCTGGTCGCCCTCGGCGGCTTCTTTGTCTACCGTCAGGTCCAGGCCGACCGCGCCGAGCAGGACCTGTGGACCGAGGCCACCGACCCGGTCCCGGCCGGTCGCTGA
- a CDS encoding DUF881 domain-containing protein, which produces MNPPQPGSSRAGGMRIVGRVLTCAVFALAGLLFYISAQTAKGTDLRTDNSLLKLSDVIRERSNQNQQLQGEVGDLQDRADELAGQQAQSPADLAQLGTLQQQAGLEPLRGPGLVVTLNDAPPNATARIPGIPEPGVNDLVIHQQDIQAVVNALWRGGAEGIQVMDQRLISTSAVRCVGNTLLLQGRVYSPPYVIRAVGKTDGLKAAVDADPTIRNYLQYVAAYGLGWKVQENPEMTVPGYDGSVDLRVATAL; this is translated from the coding sequence ATGAATCCCCCACAGCCCGGCTCCTCCCGCGCCGGCGGGATGCGAATTGTCGGACGTGTCCTGACGTGCGCGGTTTTCGCCCTCGCCGGACTGCTCTTCTACATCAGCGCGCAGACCGCCAAGGGCACCGATCTGCGGACCGACAACTCCCTGCTGAAGCTGAGCGACGTCATACGCGAGCGCTCCAACCAGAACCAGCAGCTCCAGGGCGAGGTCGGCGACCTCCAGGACCGGGCCGACGAGCTGGCCGGGCAGCAGGCGCAGAGTCCGGCCGACCTGGCCCAGCTCGGCACCCTGCAGCAGCAGGCCGGGCTGGAGCCGCTGCGCGGCCCCGGCCTGGTGGTCACCCTCAACGACGCCCCGCCGAACGCCACCGCCCGCATCCCGGGCATCCCCGAGCCCGGGGTCAACGACCTGGTCATCCACCAGCAGGACATCCAGGCCGTGGTCAACGCCCTCTGGCGCGGCGGCGCCGAGGGCATCCAGGTGATGGACCAGCGGCTGATCTCCACCAGCGCCGTCCGCTGCGTGGGCAACACCCTGCTGCTGCAGGGCCGGGTCTACTCCCCGCCCTACGTGATCCGGGCGGTGGGGAAGACCGACGGCCTGAAGGCGGCCGTGGACGCGGACCCGACCATCCGCAACTACCTGCAGTACGTCGCCGCGTACGGGCTCGGGTGGAAGGTGCAGGAGAACCCGGAGATGACCGTGCCGGGGTACGACGGCTCGGTGGACCTGCGCGTGGCGACGGCCCTCTGA
- a CDS encoding rhomboid family intramembrane serine protease: protein MHPDEPAVPRAEGGAALPPCYRHPDRETGVACVRCGRPICPNCMVSASVGFQCPECVEGTARAARKPTTRFGGALTTDGALVTRTLIALNLLVFVFTEFVDPALKVRLGLVSLVPVPGLELGLAAGPGEWYRMVTAMFVHGGIAHIVMNMISLWVLGPPLERALGRVRFLALYLVSGLAGNALAYLVSGESLYSLGASGAIFGLLGATVVLFRQNRVPLGPVVALLVFNLVITFAVPAIDWRAHVGGLVAGVVTAAGLMYAPRAHRSIVQGLTVAGVLGVTVLVLVLQTARLSV from the coding sequence ATGCATCCGGACGAGCCCGCGGTGCCGCGGGCGGAGGGCGGGGCCGCACTGCCCCCCTGCTACCGGCACCCCGACCGGGAGACCGGCGTCGCCTGCGTCCGCTGCGGGCGGCCGATCTGCCCGAACTGCATGGTGAGCGCCTCGGTGGGCTTCCAGTGCCCGGAGTGCGTCGAGGGCACCGCGCGGGCCGCCCGGAAGCCGACCACCCGGTTCGGGGGCGCGCTGACCACCGACGGCGCCCTGGTCACCCGGACCCTGATCGCCCTCAACCTGCTGGTCTTCGTGTTCACCGAGTTCGTCGACCCGGCGCTGAAGGTCCGGCTCGGGCTGGTCAGCCTGGTGCCCGTCCCCGGGCTGGAGCTTGGCCTGGCCGCCGGGCCCGGCGAGTGGTACCGGATGGTCACGGCCATGTTCGTGCACGGCGGGATCGCCCACATCGTGATGAACATGATCTCGCTCTGGGTGCTCGGCCCGCCGCTGGAGCGGGCGCTGGGTCGGGTGCGCTTCCTCGCGCTGTACCTGGTGTCCGGGCTGGCCGGGAACGCGCTGGCGTACCTGGTGTCGGGGGAGAGCCTCTACAGCCTGGGCGCCTCCGGGGCGATCTTCGGGCTGCTGGGCGCCACCGTGGTGCTGTTCCGGCAGAACCGGGTGCCGCTCGGGCCGGTGGTGGCCCTGCTGGTCTTCAACCTGGTGATCACCTTCGCGGTGCCGGCGATCGACTGGCGGGCGCACGTCGGCGGGCTGGTGGCCGGAGTCGTCACGGCGGCGGGCCTGATGTACGCCCCACGAGCGCATCGCTCGATCGTGCAGGGGTTGACGGTGGCGGGTGTCCTGGGGGTCACCGTCCTGGTGCTGGTGCTCCAGACCGCGCGGCTGTCGGTCTGA
- a CDS encoding DUF5324 family protein has translation MDSARETTGRTKEALAPYVANARDTALHYADEAKLVIGPYAAQAGAQARSGASHAAQTARQQFAVRVAPHLEQAFAGLPPSTQQATLKAVHRAQEAALAAKISATRAASQTRSTVIPKVTDAVDQARATVTPLATEAQTRGAAALTALHGHVTAAEISELAAKNARKEHRNHWATGLAVAGTLAIGTGVLAWQWWRKQSNPEWLVEPPSGPAADGTSTGATGSRTAADAPMNGSVPGEQPAAEQPPSADSEEPHPKPGPPPGHRPQDDQPQDDRPKPHDPRKPH, from the coding sequence ATGGACTCAGCGCGTGAGACAACCGGACGGACGAAGGAGGCCCTCGCGCCGTACGTCGCCAACGCCAGGGACACCGCGCTGCACTACGCGGACGAGGCGAAGCTGGTCATCGGCCCGTACGCGGCCCAGGCCGGTGCACAGGCCAGGAGCGGCGCCTCCCACGCCGCGCAGACCGCGCGCCAGCAGTTCGCCGTCCGGGTCGCCCCGCACCTGGAGCAGGCCTTCGCCGGCCTGCCGCCGAGCACCCAGCAAGCCACCCTGAAGGCCGTCCACCGGGCCCAGGAGGCCGCGCTGGCGGCCAAGATCTCCGCCACCAGGGCCGCCAGCCAGACCCGGAGCACGGTGATCCCCAAGGTCACCGATGCCGTGGACCAGGCCCGCGCGACCGTCACCCCGCTGGCCACCGAGGCCCAGACCCGGGGCGCCGCGGCGCTCACCGCCCTGCACGGCCACGTCACGGCCGCCGAGATCAGCGAGCTGGCCGCCAAGAACGCCAGGAAGGAGCACCGCAACCACTGGGCCACCGGCCTCGCGGTCGCGGGTACCCTCGCCATCGGCACCGGGGTGCTGGCCTGGCAGTGGTGGCGCAAGCAGAGCAACCCCGAGTGGCTGGTCGAGCCGCCGTCCGGCCCGGCGGCCGACGGCACCTCCACCGGGGCCACCGGCTCGCGCACGGCCGCCGACGCCCCGATGAACGGCTCGGTCCCCGGCGAGCAGCCGGCCGCCGAGCAGCCGCCCTCCGCGGACTCCGAGGAACCGCACCCCAAGCCCGGCCCGCCGCCCGGCCACCGGCCCCAGGACGACCAGCCCCAGGACGACCGGCCCAAGCCGCACGACCCGCGCAAGCCGCACTGA
- the pknB gene encoding Stk1 family PASTA domain-containing Ser/Thr kinase produces the protein MEEPRRLGGRYELGGVLGRGGMAEVYLAHDTRLGRTVAVKTLRADMARDPSFQARFRREAQSAASLNHPAIVAVYDTGEDYIDGISIPYIVMEYVEGSTLRELLHSGRRLLPERALEMTIGILQALEYSHRAGIVHRDIKPANVMLTRQGNVKVMDFGIARAMGDAGMTMTQTSAVIGTAQYLSPEQAKGETVDARSDLYSTGCLLYELLTVRPPFVGDSPVAVAYQHVREEAAPPSAYDPEVRPEVDAIVLKALAKERDYRYQSADEMRDDIERFLDGLPVAAAQQAAAYGMGGAGYGYDQTGAQYDPYGQTNLLPQQGAAGPTTMLPQVGTQQPGYGYQEDTYSGGAGGGGYDDGYSGGGRRRGDDEPKKSNTSWIVLAIAAVLVLVGAFFVVQAMVNKGGASGSQTTAPSLVGKSLQEAQNAAKAQAKDLTVKAADPVACPDPKIQKDQVCTQEPVAGSAIANDAEIKVHLSSGPAESAVPDVTGQTKDSAAAALTKAGYVVGTVTYQNSDTVDQEKVISQSPSGKAAAGATINLVVSSGQGKSNLPSVVGKQQAEAEQILGDAGFTVNAKTQSVTDPAKVGVVLDQSPKAGAQKKGTQVTLTVGKLADKVQMPDLRNKPVKDAIAQLKSLGLQWNFSGAGGADTNTVVSTNPGPNDLVDPGSSVQLFTRPGAGTNPPFPGG, from the coding sequence ATGGAAGAGCCTCGTCGCCTCGGCGGCAGGTACGAGCTCGGCGGCGTCCTCGGACGCGGCGGCATGGCCGAGGTCTACCTCGCCCATGACACCCGGCTCGGCCGCACGGTCGCCGTGAAGACGCTCCGTGCCGACATGGCCCGCGACCCGTCCTTCCAGGCCCGGTTCCGGCGCGAGGCCCAGTCGGCGGCCTCCCTGAACCACCCCGCCATCGTCGCCGTGTACGACACCGGCGAGGACTACATCGACGGCATCTCCATCCCGTACATCGTGATGGAGTACGTCGAGGGCTCCACCCTCCGCGAGCTGCTGCACTCCGGCCGCCGGCTGCTGCCCGAGCGCGCGCTCGAGATGACCATCGGCATCCTGCAGGCCCTGGAGTACTCGCACCGGGCCGGCATCGTCCACCGCGACATCAAGCCGGCCAACGTCATGCTCACCCGGCAGGGCAACGTCAAGGTCATGGACTTCGGCATCGCCCGTGCGATGGGTGACGCCGGCATGACGATGACGCAGACCTCCGCGGTCATCGGCACCGCCCAGTACCTCTCCCCCGAGCAGGCCAAGGGCGAGACGGTCGACGCGCGCTCCGACCTCTACTCCACCGGCTGCCTGCTCTACGAGCTGCTGACCGTGCGCCCGCCGTTCGTCGGCGACTCGCCGGTCGCGGTGGCCTACCAGCACGTCCGCGAGGAGGCCGCGCCGCCGTCGGCGTACGACCCGGAGGTGCGTCCCGAGGTCGACGCGATCGTGCTCAAGGCCCTCGCCAAGGAGCGCGACTACCGGTACCAGTCCGCCGACGAGATGCGCGACGACATCGAGCGCTTCCTCGACGGCCTGCCGGTCGCCGCCGCCCAGCAGGCCGCCGCCTACGGCATGGGCGGCGCCGGGTACGGCTACGACCAGACCGGCGCGCAGTACGACCCGTACGGGCAGACCAACCTGCTGCCGCAGCAGGGCGCGGCCGGCCCGACCACGATGCTCCCGCAGGTCGGCACGCAGCAGCCGGGCTACGGCTACCAGGAGGACACGTACTCCGGCGGCGCCGGGGGCGGCGGCTACGACGACGGCTACTCCGGGGGCGGGCGCCGCCGGGGCGACGACGAGCCGAAGAAGTCCAACACCTCGTGGATCGTGCTGGCGATCGCCGCGGTGCTGGTGCTGGTCGGCGCGTTCTTCGTGGTCCAGGCGATGGTGAACAAGGGCGGCGCCTCGGGCAGCCAGACCACCGCGCCCAGCCTGGTCGGCAAGAGCCTCCAGGAGGCCCAGAACGCGGCCAAGGCGCAGGCCAAGGACCTGACGGTCAAGGCTGCGGACCCGGTGGCCTGCCCGGACCCGAAGATCCAGAAGGACCAGGTCTGCACCCAGGAGCCGGTGGCCGGCTCGGCCATCGCGAACGACGCCGAGATCAAGGTCCACCTGTCCTCCGGCCCGGCCGAGAGCGCCGTTCCGGACGTCACCGGCCAGACCAAGGACTCCGCCGCCGCCGCGCTGACCAAGGCCGGCTACGTGGTCGGCACCGTCACGTACCAGAACAGCGACACGGTCGACCAGGAGAAGGTCATCTCGCAGAGTCCGTCCGGCAAGGCGGCCGCGGGCGCGACGATCAACCTGGTGGTCTCCTCCGGCCAGGGCAAGTCCAACCTGCCCAGCGTCGTGGGCAAGCAGCAGGCCGAGGCCGAGCAGATCCTCGGCGACGCCGGGTTCACCGTCAACGCGAAGACCCAGAGCGTCACCGACCCGGCCAAGGTCGGCGTCGTCCTGGACCAGTCGCCGAAGGCCGGCGCCCAGAAGAAGGGCACCCAGGTCACCCTCACCGTCGGCAAGCTGGCCGACAAGGTGCAGATGCCCGACCTGCGGAACAAGCCGGTCAAGGACGCGATCGCCCAGCTGAAGTCCCTCGGCCTGCAGTGGAACTTCAGCGGCGCGGGTGGGGCCGACACCAACACGGTGGTCAGCACCAACCCGGGTCCGAACGACCTGGTCGACCCCGGCTCCTCGGTCCAGCTGTTCACCAGGCCGGGTGCCGGCACCAACCCGCCGTTCCCGGGCGGCTGA
- a CDS encoding aminodeoxychorismate/anthranilate synthase component II yields MTPAGPAPRILVVDNYDSFVFNLVQYLYQLGAVCEVVRNDEVSVEHAVRRAGEEGFDGVLLSPGPGTPEEAGVCVEMVHRCAEIGLPVFGVCLGLQSIAVAYGAVVDRAPELLHGKTSPVEHEDGGVFAGLPSPMTATRYHSLAVDPATVPAELVVTARTDSGVIMGLRHRDLLVEGVQFHPESVLTEGGHRMLANWLAECGFPEAVGRSTGLAPVIGRG; encoded by the coding sequence ATGACCCCCGCCGGCCCGGCGCCCCGGATCCTCGTGGTCGACAACTACGACAGCTTCGTCTTCAACCTCGTCCAGTACCTGTACCAGCTCGGCGCGGTGTGCGAGGTGGTCCGCAACGACGAGGTGAGCGTGGAGCACGCGGTCCGCCGGGCGGGCGAGGAGGGGTTCGACGGGGTGCTGCTCTCCCCCGGGCCCGGCACGCCGGAGGAGGCCGGGGTCTGCGTGGAGATGGTCCACCGCTGTGCGGAGATCGGGCTTCCGGTGTTCGGGGTCTGCCTCGGACTGCAGTCGATCGCGGTGGCGTACGGCGCGGTGGTCGACCGGGCGCCCGAGCTGCTGCACGGCAAGACCTCGCCGGTGGAGCACGAGGACGGAGGGGTGTTCGCCGGCCTGCCGTCGCCGATGACCGCCACCCGGTACCACTCGCTGGCCGTGGACCCGGCGACGGTGCCCGCGGAGCTGGTGGTGACCGCGCGGACGGACAGCGGTGTGATCATGGGCCTGCGCCACCGCGACCTGCTGGTCGAGGGCGTGCAGTTCCACCCGGAGTCGGTGCTCACCGAGGGCGGACACCGGATGCTGGCGAACTGGCTGGCCGAATGCGGCTTTCCGGAGGCGGTGGGCCGCTCGACCGGGCTGGCCCCGGTGATCGGGCGGGGATGA
- a CDS encoding peptidylprolyl isomerase — protein sequence MAQDLTATLKTNHGDIVIKLFPNHAPKTVANFVELAEGTREWTHPETGVTSKAPLYDGTVFHRVIGDFMIQGGDPLGTGRGGPGYRFADEFHPDLAFTRPFLLAMANAGPGTNGSQFFITVAPTTWLTNKHTIFGEVVDPASQAVVAAISKLPTRPGDRPIEDVVIESVEIARG from the coding sequence GTGGCCCAGGATCTGACCGCGACCCTGAAGACCAATCACGGCGACATCGTGATCAAGCTCTTCCCGAACCACGCCCCCAAGACGGTGGCGAACTTCGTGGAGCTGGCCGAGGGCACCCGCGAGTGGACCCACCCCGAGACCGGTGTGACCTCGAAGGCCCCGCTGTACGACGGCACGGTCTTCCACCGGGTCATCGGCGACTTCATGATCCAGGGCGGTGACCCGCTGGGCACCGGCCGCGGCGGCCCGGGCTACCGCTTCGCCGACGAGTTCCACCCGGACCTCGCCTTCACCCGCCCGTTCCTGCTGGCCATGGCCAACGCCGGCCCGGGCACCAACGGCTCGCAGTTCTTCATCACGGTCGCGCCGACCACCTGGCTGACCAACAAGCACACCATCTTCGGCGAGGTCGTGGACCCGGCCAGCCAGGCCGTGGTCGCGGCGATCTCCAAGCTCCCGACCCGCCCGGGCGACCGCCCGATCGAGGACGTGGTGATCGAGTCCGTGGAGATCGCCCGCGGCTGA
- a CDS encoding FtsW/RodA/SpoVE family cell cycle protein has translation MSTFDSLSTPAAEQRRGPAADAPQAAPTRRNTELAMLAFAVVIPMLAYANVGLAMDGTLPGGMLGYSLGMGALALIAHLVMRRFAPYADPLLLPLATLLNGLGVVMIWRLDKAGGLLVPNYPAATNQLMWSGLGVALFVGVAILLKDHRILQRYTYISMAVSLVLLVAPVFFPSRDEDFGAKIWIRIGSFSIQPGEFAKIILTIFFAGFLMVKRDALALASRRFMGLYLPRGRDLGPIIVIWLLSLLILIFENDLGTSFLFFGLFVVMLYVATERTSWIIFGLVLSIGGATVVASTASHVKIRINSWLDPMAAFQEPPPKGTSEQIGQTLMSLGSGGTTGTGLGQGRSWLIQFAAKSDFILGSFGEELGLTGLMAIFMLYALIVQRGLRTAIAARDPFGKLLAVGLSSAFALQVFVVAGGVTGLIPLTGMTMPFLAQGGSSLLANWALIAVLLKISDTARRPAAEPAAAIPEPNRGGTVS, from the coding sequence GTGAGTACCTTCGACAGCCTCAGCACCCCCGCCGCCGAGCAGCGGCGGGGTCCTGCCGCCGACGCGCCGCAGGCCGCGCCGACCCGGCGCAACACCGAGCTGGCCATGCTGGCCTTCGCCGTGGTGATCCCGATGCTCGCCTACGCGAACGTCGGCCTCGCCATGGACGGCACGCTGCCCGGCGGCATGCTCGGGTACAGCCTCGGCATGGGCGCGCTCGCTCTGATCGCCCACCTGGTGATGCGCCGCTTCGCGCCGTACGCGGACCCGCTGCTGCTGCCGCTGGCGACGCTGCTCAACGGCCTCGGCGTGGTGATGATCTGGCGCCTGGACAAGGCCGGGGGCCTCCTCGTCCCGAACTACCCGGCGGCCACCAACCAGCTGATGTGGTCCGGCCTGGGCGTGGCGCTGTTCGTCGGCGTGGCCATCCTGCTCAAGGACCACCGGATCCTCCAGCGCTACACGTACATCTCGATGGCCGTGTCCCTGGTGCTGCTGGTCGCGCCGGTCTTCTTCCCGAGCCGGGACGAGGACTTCGGTGCCAAGATCTGGATCCGGATCGGCTCGTTCTCGATCCAGCCCGGCGAGTTCGCCAAGATCATCCTGACCATCTTCTTCGCCGGCTTCCTGATGGTGAAGCGGGACGCCCTGGCGCTGGCCAGCCGCCGGTTCATGGGCCTGTACCTGCCGCGCGGCCGCGACCTCGGCCCGATCATCGTGATCTGGCTGCTCAGCCTGCTCATCCTGATCTTCGAGAACGACCTCGGTACCTCGTTCCTGTTCTTCGGCCTGTTCGTGGTGATGCTCTACGTCGCCACCGAGCGGACCAGCTGGATCATCTTCGGCCTGGTGCTGTCCATCGGCGGCGCGACGGTGGTGGCCTCCACCGCCAGCCACGTCAAGATCCGCATCAACTCCTGGCTGGACCCGATGGCCGCGTTCCAGGAGCCGCCGCCGAAGGGCACCAGCGAGCAGATCGGCCAGACCCTGATGTCGCTGGGCTCCGGCGGCACCACCGGCACCGGCCTCGGACAGGGGCGCTCCTGGCTGATCCAGTTCGCCGCCAAGAGCGACTTCATCCTGGGGTCGTTCGGCGAGGAGCTGGGCCTGACCGGCCTGATGGCGATCTTCATGCTGTACGCCCTGATCGTGCAGCGCGGCCTGCGGACGGCCATCGCCGCCCGCGACCCGTTCGGGAAGCTGCTCGCGGTCGGCCTGTCCTCGGCCTTCGCGCTCCAGGTGTTCGTGGTCGCCGGCGGAGTCACCGGCCTGATCCCGCTGACCGGTATGACCATGCCGTTCCTGGCCCAGGGCGGTTCCTCGCTGCTGGCCAACTGGGCGCTGATCGCCGTCCTGCTGAAGATCAGCGACACCGCGCGCCGCCCGGCCGCCGAGCCCGCCGCCGCCATCCCGGAACCGAACCGCGGGGGAACCGTCTCGTGA
- a CDS encoding peptidoglycan D,D-transpeptidase FtsI family protein — translation MNKPIRRVAIFCMVLILALMVRVNWVQGVQAAAWASNEHNKRNQYDRYAHPRGNIIVGGQPITRSDFVNGLRYKYKRGWNDAEMYAPITGYSSQAFGNSQLESLEDGLLSGSDSRLFFRNTLDMLTGEQRQGGDVVTTIDPKAQKAAFDGLAGKKGAAVAIDPRTGAILALVSAPSYDPGKFAGTGAEDTKAYNDYLKNPDKPMANRALRETYPPGSTFKLVTAAAAFENNVYKNVDDQTQTPNPYILPNTRTELKNESDTEPCENATVKVGMDYSCNTVFGKIGAELGKDKMRTQAEKFGFNDDKVDVPIRATASVFPKGSDQAGTALDSIGQHDTRATPLQMAMVASAIANNGTLMQPYLVAQERASNLEVISNHTEKQYGQAISPATAQKLQQLMESVVQNGTGKKAKIPGLTVGGKTGTAQHGQDNSGLPYAWFVSYAKGADNKMVAVAVVVEDGAAQRNEISGGSLAAPIARSVMEAVLTK, via the coding sequence GTGAACAAGCCGATCCGCCGCGTCGCGATCTTCTGCATGGTGCTGATCCTCGCCCTGATGGTCCGGGTCAACTGGGTGCAGGGCGTCCAGGCCGCCGCCTGGGCGAGCAACGAGCACAACAAGCGCAACCAGTACGACCGCTACGCCCACCCGCGCGGCAACATCATCGTCGGCGGCCAGCCGATCACCCGCTCCGACTTCGTCAACGGCCTGCGCTACAAGTACAAGCGCGGCTGGAACGACGCGGAGATGTACGCCCCCATCACCGGCTACTCCTCGCAGGCCTTCGGCAACAGCCAGCTGGAGTCGCTGGAGGACGGCCTGCTCTCCGGCAGCGACTCCCGGCTGTTCTTCCGCAACACGCTGGACATGCTGACCGGCGAGCAGCGCCAGGGCGGCGACGTGGTGACCACGATCGACCCCAAGGCGCAGAAGGCGGCCTTCGACGGCCTGGCCGGCAAGAAGGGCGCCGCGGTGGCGATCGACCCGCGCACCGGCGCGATCCTCGCCCTGGTCTCGGCCCCCTCCTACGACCCGGGCAAGTTCGCGGGCACCGGCGCGGAGGACACCAAGGCGTACAACGACTACCTGAAGAACCCGGACAAGCCGATGGCCAACCGGGCGCTGCGCGAGACGTACCCGCCCGGCTCGACCTTCAAGCTGGTCACCGCGGCCGCGGCGTTCGAGAACAACGTCTACAAGAACGTCGACGACCAGACCCAGACGCCGAACCCGTACATCCTGCCGAACACCCGCACCGAGCTGAAGAACGAGTCGGACACCGAGCCCTGCGAGAACGCCACCGTCAAGGTGGGCATGGACTACTCCTGCAACACCGTGTTCGGCAAGATCGGCGCCGAGCTGGGCAAGGACAAGATGCGGACCCAGGCGGAGAAGTTCGGCTTCAACGACGACAAGGTCGACGTGCCGATCCGGGCCACCGCCAGCGTCTTCCCGAAAGGCTCCGACCAGGCCGGCACCGCGCTGGACTCCATCGGGCAGCACGACACCCGGGCCACCCCGCTGCAGATGGCCATGGTGGCCTCGGCGATCGCCAACAACGGCACCCTGATGCAGCCCTACCTGGTCGCCCAGGAGCGGGCCAGCAACCTCGAAGTGATCTCCAACCACACCGAGAAGCAGTACGGCCAGGCGATCAGCCCGGCGACCGCGCAGAAGCTCCAGCAGCTGATGGAGAGCGTGGTGCAGAACGGCACCGGCAAGAAGGCGAAGATCCCGGGGCTGACCGTGGGCGGCAAGACCGGCACCGCCCAGCACGGCCAGGACAACAGCGGGCTGCCGTACGCGTGGTTCGTCTCCTACGCCAAGGGCGCCGACAACAAGATGGTGGCCGTGGCCGTGGTGGTCGAGGACGGCGCCGCCCAGCGCAACGAGATCAGCGGCGGCTCGCTCGCCGCGCCGATCGCCCGGAGCGTGATGGAGGCGGTGCTGACCAAGTAG